In one window of Marinitoga hydrogenitolerans DSM 16785 DNA:
- a CDS encoding thiamine diphosphokinase, with amino-acid sequence MQTFIVSGGNPKSSLKYYKNIIDDSDILIAVDKGIELFKTIDIEPDYLIGDLDSASQESIEWAESNGVEIIKYRPEKDFTDIDLAVEFALEKKANKIIISGFLGNRLDHIWGAIVLLNKFNANIFFEEEFLEISKIPKNFEKVVEIGETWSILSLTEKTEGIYLEGFKYPLKNGALFFNNPIGISNETINDKIEISYTKGCLIYFRWKKNNQRK; translated from the coding sequence TGTCTGGCGGAAATCCAAAAAGTTCGTTGAAATATTATAAAAATATTATTGATGATTCAGATATTTTAATTGCTGTAGATAAGGGAATCGAATTGTTTAAAACTATTGATATTGAGCCTGATTATTTAATTGGAGATTTGGATTCTGCATCACAAGAATCCATAGAATGGGCTGAATCAAATGGTGTTGAAATTATTAAATATAGACCCGAAAAAGATTTCACTGATATAGACTTAGCTGTTGAATTTGCTTTAGAAAAAAAGGCAAATAAAATTATTATATCTGGATTTCTAGGAAACAGGTTAGATCACATTTGGGGTGCAATTGTTTTATTAAATAAATTTAACGCAAATATTTTTTTTGAAGAAGAGTTTTTGGAAATATCTAAAATTCCCAAAAATTTCGAAAAAGTTGTAGAAATTGGTGAAACATGGTCAATTCTTTCATTAACAGAAAAAACTGAAGGAATTTACCTCGAAGGATTTAAATACCCTTTAAAAAATGGAGCATTATTTTTTAATAATCCAATTGGTATTAGTAATGAAACTATTAATGATAAAATAGAAATTTCTTATACTAAAGGGTGCTTAATATACTTTAGATGGAAGAAGAATAATCAGAGAAAATGA
- a CDS encoding diguanylate cyclase — MEDKIKLYVCESFKKEFEMIKENLKYNIEVFSFPSYCTYHQKIKKSKFIKGNLENIKNSICICGRFCELQKELPENVKKDVKFYNLDNCLYIFSKNKVDKHLKERAYIITPWWVEKWKENILSYGFDRKTAQRFYKESFKKIILFDTKTSNKIEEKLKAFSDYILLPYFIEEIELDYLEILVSKILNDFILENEIKKKEEEIKALDIEKSNYIAVLNMIKDFSELESKEMIINGIINQVKIFFAPKNIQYIEYDGEDILSGEKYEIIRKNKGFIVKLEYGKKIFGYIKCEGFLFPQYFDRYLNFMLNSSNIYGLMISNSYMLEQNKILSITDHLTGIYNRRYFEIRLKEEIERAKRTKNIFSLMLFDIDNFKMINDNYGHKVGDEILKKLVELIKSRIRKTDIFFRWGGDEFAIILPHTKLKEAKVLAEELRKTIYKTDFGINNRITCSFGITSYDQNTTFSEIVKKVDCLMYRAKKDGRNKICNS; from the coding sequence ATGGAAGACAAAATAAAATTATACGTATGTGAAAGTTTTAAAAAAGAATTTGAGATGATTAAGGAGAACTTAAAATACAATATAGAAGTTTTTTCTTTTCCATCTTACTGTACCTATCATCAAAAAATAAAAAAATCAAAATTTATCAAGGGAAATTTAGAAAACATAAAGAATTCTATTTGTATATGTGGAAGGTTTTGTGAGTTGCAAAAAGAATTACCAGAAAATGTAAAAAAAGACGTAAAATTTTATAATTTGGATAATTGTTTATATATTTTTAGCAAAAATAAAGTAGATAAACATTTAAAAGAAAGAGCATATATTATAACTCCATGGTGGGTGGAAAAATGGAAAGAAAATATTTTATCATATGGTTTTGACAGAAAAACAGCCCAAAGATTTTATAAAGAATCATTTAAAAAAATAATTCTCTTTGACACTAAAACTAGCAATAAAATTGAAGAGAAATTAAAAGCATTTTCCGATTATATTTTATTACCATATTTTATTGAAGAAATAGAACTAGATTATTTGGAAATATTAGTTTCAAAAATTTTAAATGACTTTATATTAGAAAATGAAATTAAGAAAAAAGAAGAAGAAATAAAAGCGTTGGATATTGAAAAAAGTAATTATATAGCCGTTTTAAATATGATAAAAGACTTTTCAGAATTAGAATCTAAAGAAATGATTATTAATGGTATTATAAATCAAGTGAAAATATTTTTTGCTCCAAAAAATATTCAATATATTGAATATGATGGAGAAGATATTTTGTCAGGAGAAAAATACGAAATAATAAGAAAAAACAAAGGATTTATTGTTAAATTAGAGTATGGAAAAAAGATTTTTGGTTATATAAAGTGTGAAGGTTTTTTATTTCCACAATATTTCGATAGATACTTGAACTTCATGCTTAATAGCTCTAATATATATGGTTTGATGATTTCAAATAGTTATATGTTAGAGCAAAATAAAATACTCTCTATAACTGACCATTTGACAGGTATTTATAATAGAAGATATTTTGAAATTAGGTTAAAAGAAGAAATAGAAAGAGCTAAAAGAACAAAAAATATTTTTTCTTTGATGCTATTTGATATAGATAATTTTAAAATGATAAATGATAATTATGGACACAAAGTTGGAGATGAAATTTTAAAAAAACTTGTTGAATTAATAAAAAGTAGAATACGAAAAACAGATATATTTTTTAGATGGGGTGGTGATGAATTTGCTATAATATTACCCCATACAAAGTTAAAAGAGGCAAAAGTTTTAGCAGAAGAATTAAGAAAAACAATCTATAAAACAGATTTTGGAATTAATAATAGAATTACATGTAGTTTTGGAATAACCAGTTATGACCAAAATACCACATTTTCAGAAATAGTAAAGAAAGTAGATTGTTTAATGTATAGAGCTAAAAAAGATGGAAGAAATAAAATTTGTAATTCTTAA